Proteins from a single region of Cryptococcus neoformans var. neoformans JEC21 chromosome 6 sequence:
- a CDS encoding NADH-ubiquinone oxidoreductase 30.4 kDa subunit, putative, with amino-acid sequence MASRTPLLALRAARTARPARAPARALALSARRQQEPSVSPFKEPAGVNPAEKLAPAQTPLHQYGQYLLASLPKYVQQFSVYKDELTIYIPPQAVLPVFTFLRDHTQCQYRQIVDITAVDFPTKPNRFEVVYHLLSHAHQSRIRVKTYADEVTPVPSVVGLFNGANWYEREVWDMYGIFFEGHPDLRRILTDYGFEGFPLRKDFPLTGYTEVRYDDEKKRVVYEPLQLTQAFRNFNDAASPWEQVGGGDPAAKPQEYNIPPPPEPKKEEKK; translated from the exons ATGGCCAGCCGCACgcccctcctcgccctccgcGCAGCCCGCACGGCCCGCCCAGCACGCGCCCCCGCACgcgccctcgccctctccgCCCGCCGCCAGCAGGAGCCGTCGGTCTCGCCGTTCAAGGAGCCCGCAGGCGTGAACCCCGCAGAGAAACTCGCCCCCGCCCAGACGCCCCTCCACCAGTACGGCCAGTACCTCCtcgcctccctccccaAATACGTCCAGCAGTTCTCCGTCTACAAGGACGAGCTCACCATCTACATCCCCCCCCAGGCCGTCCTCCCCGTCTTCACCTTTCTCCGCGACCACACCCAGTGCCAGTACAGGCAGATCGTCGACATCACCGCCGTCGACTTCCCCACCAAGCCCAACAGGTTTGAG GTCGTCtaccacctcctctcccacgCCCATCAGTCGCGCATCCGTGTCAAGACCTACGCCGACGAGGTCACCCCCGTTCCCTCTGTCGTTGGTTTGTTCAACGGCGCCAACTGGTACGAACGTGAGGTCTGGGATATGTACGGTATCTTCTTTGAGGGCCACCCCGATCT GCGACGTATCTTGACCGACTATGGATTCGAGGGCTTCCCTCTGCGGAAAGATTTCCCTCTTACC GGTTACACCGAGGTCAGATACGACGACGAAAAGAAGCGGGTCGTCTACGAACCCCTTCAACTCACCCAGGCGTTTAGAAACTTTAACGATGCCGCCTCGCCTTGGGAGCAGGTCGGCGGTGGTGACCCCGCGGCCAAGCCTCAAGAGTACAACATTCCCCCGCCCCCAGAgcccaagaaggaggagaagaagtag
- a CDS encoding COP9 complex subunit 6, putative, with amino-acid sequence MSGPSSSPHVMQSGATSGVNIKLHPLAILNISDVYTRAQCTSTGSEVPKLIGALLGTESNREIAIVNSFELIYHPSVMSGEDVDMSDSGSSGGKYVLNTDFLETRKDQFKQVFPTLDVIGWYSVGKEPSSDDISLHAQFASSVETPIFLLFDPDPASGTQALPLKIYESATVTDTTGEISGEGKFVELEYGIETGEAERIAVDGVAKGGAGEEDTAVAHLTTQRNAIKMLYDRIEILLKYVTGVVNKSAKPDYSILRRISSLVATLPTMDAGEFREELITEYSDVQISSYLTTLTKQLNVLSEYAEKHSLVYGQKEDEFMGGPSMGLRGGRQMNFDMGGGRRRR; translated from the exons ATGTCCGGCCCCTCCTCCAGCCCGCATGTGATGCAATCCGGTGCTACATCTGGTGTGAACATCAAATT ACATCCTCTAGCTATTCTCAACATTTCGGACGTCTATACTCGGGCTCAATGCACCTCTACAGGATCTGAAGTGCCTAAAT TGATCGGCGCGCTTCTCGGCACTGAGAGTAACCGCGAGATTGCTATCGTCAACTCGTTTGAGCTTATCTACCATCCCTCTGTGATGAGCGGTGAGGATGTAGACATGAGTGATAGCGGGTCCTCGGGCGGCAAATACGTGCTCAACACTGACTTCCTCGAAACGCGAAAGGATCAAT TCAAGCAGGTATTTCCTACACTCGATGTCATTGGGTGGTATTCTGTCGGCAAGGAGCCTTCATCAGATGACATTTCTCTCCATGCCCAATTCGCTTCGTCGGTTGAAACACCCATTTTCCTCTTATTCGACCCCGACCCTGCTTCGGGCACTCAGGCTCTACCCTTGAAGATATATGAATCTGCCACTGTCACAGACACCACAGGGGAAATCTCCGGGGAAGGAAAGTTTGTAGAGCTGGAATATGGCATCGAGACTGGCGAAGCGGAAAGAATTGCTGTAGATGGCGTTGCCAAAGGCGGagcgggagaggaggatacTG CGGTTGCTCATCTCACAACCCAGAGAAACGCTATCAAGATGCTGTATGACAGGATAGAGATTTTGTTGAAATACGTCACCGGTGTAGTTAACA AATCAGCCAAGCCTGATTACTCAATTCTCCGCCGAATTTCATCTCTCGTCGCAACTCTTCCCACTATGGATGCTGGCGAATTCCGAGAAGAACTTATAACT GAATACAGCGATGTCCAGATTAGTTCATATTTGACAACCCTGACCAAGCAGCTCAACGTCCTTAGCGAG TACGCTGAAAAACACTCCCTTGTTTACGgtcagaaggaggatgagttCATGGGAGGCCCAAGTATGGGATTGAGAGGTGGTCGACAGATGAATTTCGACATggggggagggagaaggcggaggtaa
- a CDS encoding anthranilate synthase, putative: MDPSVSKPTPSLEELTNLFATASSSTTTLTSRSATLFPTPNAEPSKPVEPAKPNLIPIYVEIPADLLTPVSAYLKIAKDEKYSYLLESVVGGESLARYSFVGSNPFKTIKTGAGEEVEGDPLEALEKELEPYRFAKIPEISAFTGGAVGFITYDAINHFEPVTTPATPLHNPIPGMPEACFMLFSTNIIFDHIYQTVKIVSHVYLRDGTPASQIPSLYDEASARIESARRKLMNPETPMPHQGPITLGNQSESNVGKAGYEGFVTKLKEHIVKGDIIQAVPSQRLTRETALHPFNVYRHLRRLNPSPYMFYLDCGDVRLVGASPETLCKVEGRKVYNHAIAGTVKRGKTAEEDAVLGAGLLASDKDRAEHIMLVDLARNDVNRICKPETVNVDNLMQVEKFSHVIHLTSQISGMLRDDQSRFDAFRSIFPAGTVSGAPKIKAVQLISGLEKERRGVYAGAVGRFDFDRDNLDTCIAIRTMTFKDGKVFLQAGGGIVFDSVEEDEFVETINKLGANVKCIEEAEKYYARLQGQNV; the protein is encoded by the exons ATGGACCCCTCA GTTTCGAAGCCTACGCCCTCTCTTGAGGAGCTTACAAACCTCTTCGCCACGGCCTCCTCGTCTACCACCACTCTCACTTCTCGATCCGCCACCTTATTTCCCACTCCCAATGCCGAACCCTCAAAACCCGTCGAGCCCGCGAAGCCTAACCTCATTCCTATCTATGTTGAAATTCCTGCCGATTTGCTCACCCCCGTTTCGGCCTATTTAAAGATTGCaaaggatgaaaagtaCAGCTACTTATTGGAGAGTGTTGTTGGTGGAGAAAGCTTGGCCAGATATAGTTTTGTCGGTTCTA ACCCTTTCAAAACCATCAAAACCGGCgcgggagaagaagtcgagGGTGACCCCCTGGAagctttggagaaggaactTGAGCCCTACAGATTCGCTAAGATCCCTGAAATCTCTGCCTTCACTGGAGGTGCCGTTGGTTTTATTACCTACGATGCTATCAACCATTTTGAACCCGTCACCACTCCCGCCACACCTCTTCACAACCCTATCCCTGGCATGCCTGAGGCTTGTTTCATGCTTTTCTCTACCAATATCATCTTTGACCACATCTACCAGACAGTCAAGATAGTGTCTCATGTCTACCTCCGCGACGGTACACCCGCTTCCCAAATCCCTTCTCTTTACGATGAAGCCTCAGCCAGAATTGAGAGTGCCCGACGTAAGCTCATGAACCCCGAAACCCCCATGCCTCACCAAGGGCCTATCACTCTTGGTAACCAGTCCGAGAGCAATGTTGGAAAGGCCGGATACGAAGGTTTCGTtaccaagctcaaggagcACATTGTTAAGGGCGATATCATCCAGGCTGTGCCCTCGCAAAGACTGACTAGAGAGACTGCTTTGCATCCGTTCAATGTGTACAGGCacttgagaagattgaaCCCCAGTCCTTACATGTTCTACTTGGACTGCGGAGATGTTCGATTAGTGGGCGCAAGTCCAGAGACGCTGTGTAAGGtcgagggaagaaaagtgTACAACCACGCTATTGCAGGTACTGTTAAACGAGGGAAGACCGCGGAGG AGGACGCCGTCCTTGGTGCCGGACTTCTTGCCTCTGACAAGGACCGAGCGGAGCACATCATGCTTGTCGACCTTGCCAGAAACGATGTCAATAGAATTTGCAAGCCCGAGACCGTTAATGTTGACAACCTTATGCAAGTCGAAAAGTTCAGTCACGTTATACACTTGACAAGTCAGATCAGCGGTATGCTGAGGGATGACCAATCTAG GTTCGACGCCTTCCGATCCATCTTCCCTGCCGGTACCGTCTCTGGCGCTCCCAAGATCAAGGCAGTCCAACTCATTTCTGGTCTTGAGAAGGAGCGACGTGGTGTCTACGCCGGTGCGGTTGGTCGATTCGACTTTGACAGGGACAATCTCGATACCTGTATCGCCATCCGAACAATGACATTtaaggatggaaaggtgTTCTTGCAGGCAGGTGGAGGTATCGTCTTTGACagtgtggaagaagatgagttTGTGGAGACCATTAACAAGTTGGGGGCGAATGTCAAATGTATCGAAGAGGCTGAGA AGTACTACGCGAGGTTGCAAGGACAGAACGTGTAA
- a CDS encoding enzyme activator, putative, with the protein MSANPLPQRRSATYDSYLPTNSSSQNQMYAGDESETAGRSRSSRNDAVPEPEIDPNDPPLPSYQALMASENAGIPLSPTTISESDHSNRSQLPPVLHTRTPSLEHAPYAPVDYGLPNSAYPASHHGHSNEPPPSQSNCFSGSSLGRRPVSDPNSIDFNQLQITPNIPAVPGAPANPVARHKTAPSHPQQYHPRNQYPRQRSVTGGYPTDMDGTASVYSLDSGMGAYGQGARQGQQYPTGQAYGGYAAPVQTDYSNPYYSAANDVLGLPPVPPPPSESSYATSSFTPVPTRQRSVPSLARSNTAATNMSTASSRSMPPVPVMPRVTEQVGASSTRRRGTQAAVDLNKPPYTKQYVDDYRKRMKDDPDPEAQFAFAKYLIEAAKKLGDEISHSDPKLGRKYRDSLLQESLRNIKKLAEGKEPYPDAQFFLANLYGTGQLGLSVDHERAYYLYMMASKHNHPAATYRSAVCNEIGAGTRKDPGRAVLFYRKAAALGDTAAMYKLGMILLGGLLAQPRNIREAIVWLRRAASQADEDNPHALHELALLHERPNGVGGVLPHDPNMARELFTQAAQLNYPPAQFKLGQCHEFGHLGCPIDPRRSIAWYTRAAEKGDSEAELALSGWYLTGSEGVLKQSDTEAYLWGRKAANKGLAKAEYAVGYYTEIGIGVKQDMDLAKRWYMRAAAQQHKRAMQRLTELNNQKNPKGKGSRPTRHDAQSECVVM; encoded by the exons ATGTCGGCAAACCCCCTGCCCCAGCGTCGCTCCGCTACGTACGACAGCTACCTGCCGACCAACTCGAGCAGCCAGAATCAGATGTATGCAGGGGACGAAAGTGAGACTGCtgggaggagcaggagtTCCCGGAATGACG CCGTGCCAGAACCAGAAATCGATCCAAACGatcctcctttgccttcttaCCAGGCTCTGATGGCTTCAGAGAACGCTGGAATCCCCCTCTCTCCAACAACAATCTCAGAGTCCGACCACTCTAATAGATCACAGCTGCCTCCCGTACTACATACCCGCACTCCTTCTCTGGAACACGCTCCTTATGCTCCTGTAGATTACGGTCTCCCCAACTCTGCCTATCCTGCGAGCCACCACGGCCATTCCAACGAACCACCTCCCAGTCAAAGCAATTGCTTCTCTGGAAGCTCTCTCGGGCGCCGACCGGTATCCGATCCCAACAGCATCGATTTCAATCAACTGCAAATCACCCCTAATATCCCCGCTGTGCCCGGAGCCCCTGCAAATCCAGTTGCGCGGCACAAGACAGCGCCCTCTCACCCACAACAATATCATCCCCGCAACCAGTATCCCAGACAAAGATCAGTTACAGGGGGTTATCCGACAGATATGGATGGTACAGCAAGTGTCTACAGCTTAGACTCTGGGATGGGAGCGTATGGACAGGGAGCTAGACAAGGCCAGCAGTACCCGACCGGGCAGGCATATGGTGGTTATGCTGCACCTGTTCAGACCGACTATTCAAATCCCTATTATTCGGCTGCGAACGATGTGCTCGGTTTACCGCCTGTGCCACCCCCACCTTCCGAATCATCATATGCGACATCATCCTTTACGCCAGTCCCCACCCGACAACGGTCGGTTCCTTCCCTTGCACGATCAAACACAGCAGCCACCAACATGTCCACCGCCTCTTCTCGATCAATGCCTCCAGTCCCTGTCATGCCTCGTGTAACCGAGCAGGTTGGCGCTTCTTCCACCCGCCGACGAGGCACGCAAGCCGCAGTAGACCTGAATAAACCGCCTTATACCAAGCAATACGTGGACGACTATCGAAAACGTATGAAGGATGACCCTGATCCTGAAGCTCAATTTGCGTTTGCCAAATACCTCATCGAAGCTGCCAAGAAACTCGGCGACGAGATCAGTCATTCTGATCCAAAACTGGGTCGCAAATATCGTGACTCTCTTTTGCAAGAATCTTTGCGAAACATCAAGAAACTTGCAGAAGGTAAAGAGCCCTATCCCGATGCTCagttcttcctcgccaacTTGTACGGCACTGGTCAGCTGGGTTTGTCGGTCGATCACGAGAGGGCATACTACCTCTACATGATGGCGAGCAAACACAATCATCCTGCCGCAACGTATCGATCCGCAGTATGCAATGAGATCGGAGCGGGGACCAGAAAGGATCCAGGAAGGGCGGTGCTGTTTTACAGAAAGGCGGCAGCTTTGGGAGATACGGCAGCAATGTACAAACTCGGTATGATCCTGCTCGGTGGTCTTCTCGCACAGCCACGGAATATTCGTGAAGCTATTGTATGGCTCAGGCGTGCTGCATCCCAAGCGGACGAAGACAACCCTCACGCCTTACATGAACTCGCTCTCTTACATGAACGCCCCAACGGTGTTGGAGGTGTCTTGCCGCACGACCCCAACATGGCGAGGGAATTGTTCACTCAAGCTGCTCAGCTGAATTATCCGCCTGCGCAGTTCAAACTGGGGCAATGTCATGAGTTTGGACACCTTGGATGTCCAATTGATCCGAGAAGAAGCATCGCATGGTATACTCGCGCGGCCGAGAAGGGCGATAGTGAGGCGGAGCTGGCACTGAGTGGATGGTATCTTACGGGTAGTG AGGGAGTGTTGAAACAGTCGGATACCGAAGCCTACCTATGGGGACGAAAAGCTGCCAATAAGGGTCTTGCAAAAGCGGAGTATGCTGTGGGCT ACTACACTGAGATTGGTATTGGAGTCAAACAAGATATGGACCTTGCCAAACGATGGTACATGCGCGCAGCGG CTCAACAACACAAACGGGCAATGCAACGTCTCACTGAACTCAATAATCAGAAAAACCCAAAGGGCAAGGGTTCAAGGCCAACAAGGCACGACGCACAGAGCGAATGTGTAGTGATGTGA
- a CDS encoding expressed protein, which produces MSTISFASEDQFEAASSWLISTPPAAGLPNEIKLELYGLFKFITTGAGPTSSRPSLFYPTNRAKHDAWDSVSRKYLHLNSVPNQTKAMAQGRYVEIAKQIGWDGVIQEENEIDLERLSDSGSEDGKDGNEGAKDGWRKVSVMQGEDGLDNEGTSPIHDAVVADSLQAAKELAESDSSLINSRDEFGYTPLHLAADRGYPEMTKLLLELGADKSLKDQDDQTPSMLAQISGRDDIIAILDSTP; this is translated from the exons ATGTCGACAATAAGCTTCGCCTCGGAAGACCAGTTCGAAGCTGCCTCATCGTGGCTGATTTCAACACCTCCAGCGGCTGGACTTCCAAATGAGATCAAGTTAGAG CTTTATGGTCTTTTCAAATTTATAACCACAGGAGCAGGACC AACATCATCTCGTCCCTCCCTTTTTTACCCCACCAACCGCGCAAAGCATGATGCTTGGGATTCTGTCTCAAGGAAATATCTTCATTTGAATTCGGTCCCAAATCAAACGAAAGCGATGGCCCAAGGTCGTTATGTTGAGATCGCAAAACAAATTGGATGGGACGGTGTCATTCAGGAAGAGAACGAAATCGATCTTGAAAGATTGAGCGATAGTGGaagtgaagatggaaaagacgGAAATGAGGGAGcaaaggatggatggagaaaagTCAGCGTCATGCAGGGAGAAGACGGGTTGGATAACGA AGGAACAAGCCCTATACATGATGCCGTTGTCGCAGATTCCCTGCAGGCGGCAAAAGAATTGGCTGAAAGCGATTCAAGTTTGATAAACTCAAGAGATGAATTC GGATATACACCTCTGCATTTGGCTGCCGACAGAGGATACCCAGAAATGACAAAGCTTCTGTTGGAGCTTGGCGCAGACAAGAGCCTGAAG GACCAGGACGATCAGACACCTTCAATGCTCGCTCAAATATCGGGTCGGGACGACATAATTGCCATCCTAGATTCAACTCCATAG